In Helianthus annuus cultivar XRQ/B chromosome 3, HanXRQr2.0-SUNRISE, whole genome shotgun sequence, a single window of DNA contains:
- the LOC110930109 gene encoding bifunctional pinoresinol-lariciresinol reductase has translation MGIKSKVLIIGGTGYIGKRLVKASLQQGHETYVLQRPEIGVDIEKIEMLFSFKMQGAHLVIGSFDDHRSLVEALKKVDVVICAVSGVHIRSHQILLQLKLVDAIKEAGNIKRFLPSEFGTDPARMADAIEPGRVTFDDKMVVRKAIEDAGIPFTYVSANCFAGYMVGGLCQPGYILPSRESVTLFGDGNKKSIFVDEDDIAAYTIKTIDDPRTLNKTLYLRPPANILSQREVVELWENLIGKQLHKTSLSEQEFLNIMKEQDYAEQVGLTHYYHIYYHGCLANFEIGKDAEEASILYPEIKYIKVEDYLKRYL, from the exons ATGGGGATAAAGAGCAAGGTTTTGATCATTGGTGGCACTGGATACATAGGGAAGAGATTGGTGAAAGCCAGTTTACAACAAGGCCATGAGACATACGTTCTCCAACGACCCGAAATCGGTGTTGATATTGAAAAAATCGAGATGCTGTTTTCCTTCAAGATGCAAGGAGCTCATTTGGTAATCGGTTCGTTTGATGATCATCGAAGTCTCGTAGAGGCTTTGAAGAAAGTAGACGTTGTCATATGCGCAGTATCGGGTGTGCATATCCGCTCGCATCAAATTCTCCTTCAGCTTAAACTTGTTGATGCCATCAAAGAAGCTGGAAACATCAAG CGATTTTTGCCGTCGGAGTTTGGTACGGATCCTGCAAGGATGGCGGATGCGATCGAACCAGGACGAGTGACCTTCGACGACAAAATGGTGGTTCGGAAAGCCATTGAAGATGCTGGGATCCCTTTCACCTACGTATCAGCGAATTGCTTTGCTGGTTACATGGTTGGAGGCTTGTGCCAACCAGGCTATATTCTTCCTTCACGGGAATCTGTCACATTGTTTGGGGatggcaataaaaaat CAATATTTGTGGATGAAGATGACATAGCAGCATACACCATCAAAACCATAGACGATCCCCGGACTCTTAACAAGACCCTCTATCTCCGGCCACCGGCAAACATTCTTTCACAAAGGGAAGTTGTGGAACTTTGGGAGAACCTCATTGGAAAACAACTCCACAAAACATCTCTCTCCGAACAAGAATTTCTTAATATCATGAAAG AGCAAGACTATGCGGAGCAGGTAGGGTTGACTCATTACTATCATATATATTACCATGGATGTCTTGCAAATTTCGAGATCGGAAAAGATGCCGAAGAGGCTTCTATTCTCTACCCTGAAATCAAATACATCAAAGTAGAGGACTACCTCAAGAGATACCTTTGA